In Rhodamnia argentea isolate NSW1041297 chromosome 11, ASM2092103v1, whole genome shotgun sequence, one genomic interval encodes:
- the LOC115730191 gene encoding receptor-like protein 49 — translation MIQGVIPGKIARDSNLRTLDFSRNRFEGTLPRSLLQCKSLEVLDLSNNRTEDTFPDWLETLPKLQVLVLRSNKFHGFVRSPRAARPFPELRIFDLSNNNFSGPLPVRYIMKLTCHDESGKRVGKAAVHGSLGLSRFSHCDHERTRDTSGYIPPSTGNLTDLEWLDLSSNKFIGRIPQELVDLTSLAFLNLLENRLIGLIPRGPQFNTFKNDLFAENPGLCGFPLPKTCKNSSRETPSETIMQENDTKHGGWFEWRTILMGYGCGTVVGITLGYVLIDSKKLEWLARSFDRKGAKMRRKSRRNARRSYQR, via the exons ATGATTCAGGGTGTGATCCCTGGAAAAATTGCTCGGGACAGCAACTTAAGGACACTTGACTTCAGTCGGAATCGATTTGAAGGGACATTGCCACGATCCTTGCTTCAATGTAAAAGtttggaagttttggatctCAGCAACAACAGAACGGAGGATACGTTCCCTGATTGGTTGGAAACGCTTCCCAAGCTACAAGTCCTTGTTTTGAGGTCCAACAAGTTCCATGGCTTTGTGAGGAGTCCTAGAGCAGCTCGCCCATTTCCTGAATTGCGCATTTTTGACCTGTCCAACAACAATTTCAGCGGTCCGTTACCTGTTAGATATATTATGAAGCTCACTTGCCATGATGAATCGGGAAAAAGGGTGGGGAAAGCTGCAGTCCATGGGAGTCTTGGGTTATCAAGATTCAGTCATTGTGACCATGAAAGGACTAGAGACACGTCTG GCTATATTCCTCCATCTACTGGGAACTTGACCGATCTTGAATGGCTAGACCTCTCTTCAAACAAGTTCATCGGAAGGATTCCTCAAGAACTAGTGGATTTGACATCTCTTGCATTCTTGAACCTCTTGGAGAATCGGCTCATCGGACTTATTCCCCGAGGACCACAATTCAACACATTCAAGAATGACTTGTTCGCCGAGAATCCTGGATTATGCGGATTTCCATTGCCAAAGACATGCAAGAACAGTTCACGGGAAACTCCATCAGAAACCATCATGCAGGAGAATGATACAAAGCATGGAGGCTGGTTTGAGTGGAGAACCATATTGATGGGTTATGGGTGTGGAACTGTGGTTGGAATCACTCTAGGATATGTCCTTATCGATTCCAAGAAACTCGAATGGCTTGCGAGATCGTTTGACAGGAAAGGAGCTAAAATGAGaaggaagtcgaggaggaatgcTCGAAGATCTTACCAAAGATGA